The Arthrobacter sp. PM3 genome contains the following window.
CCGCGGCGAAGGAGCAGCGCCGCTGGCGCGACCGGATGGCCGCCGAGCAGGCCGCCTCCCTGGCCGCCGGGCAGCAGGACCTGGACCGGGCCGTCCGCGCCCTGGCCGTCGCCCGCACCGACTTCGCCCACCGCAACGTCCAGGCCCTGCAGGACGCCGAGGAGGTCCTGGCGCGCACGGCGCTGGAACTGGCCGAGGCCATCCTCGGCTACGAACTGGCCGAAGGCACCCGCACCGCCCGCGGGGCCCTGGCCCGCGCCCTCTCGGGGAACGACGCCGCCACCGTCCTGGCGATCCGGCTGCACCCGGCCGACGTCGAGGTCCTCACCCGTGAAGGCCAGGACCTGCCGGCCGGGCTGCCGCTCATCGCCGATCCTTCCCTGGCGCGCGGCGACGCGAAGGTCGAATACCAGCAGGGCTGGTTCGACGCCGGCCTGCGCAGCGCCCTGGACCGGGCCCGTACCGCGCTGCTGGGGGAGTCCGGGCCGGCTTCGGATGAACGGGGCCCGGCGTGATCGCCGAATGGCGGCCCAAGGGTGCCGATTACGCCGCCGCGCTGGCCGCCGCCGCCCCGCAAAGGGTCGGGGTTGTCACCTCGGTCATGGGCCTGGGCCTGGAGGTGTCCGGGCTGGACTGCGCCCTGGGCGACCTCGTCACTGTGGGCACGAATCCGGGACTCGACGCCGAAGTGGTCGCCGCCCTGGACGGCTCGGTGCGCTGCATGCCCCTGGGACGCCTCGCCGGCGTCGCAGCCGGGGACCCCGTCCGCGCCAAGGGCAGCGCTGTCCTCGTCCCCACCGGCCGGGGTCTCTTCGGCCGGGTCATCGACGGACTGGGCCGCCCGATCGACGGCAAGGGCCCGCTGCTCAGCGGCCCGCGCGTGCCGATCGACAACGAGGCACCCAACGCCATGAAACGCGCGCGCATCGACTCCCCGCTGCAGACCGGCGTCCGCGTCCTGGACACCATGACGACGCTCGGCAAGGGCCAGCGCATGGGCCTGTTCGCCGGTTCCGGCGTCGGCAAGTCCTCCCTGCTCTCCATGATCGCCCGCGGCACCGACGCCGAAGTCTCCGTGATTGCCCTCGTAGGCGAACGCGGCCGCGAAGTGCGCGAATTCCTCGAAGACGACCTCGGCCCGGCCGGCCTGGCCCGCTCCGTAGTGGTGGTCGCCACGTCCGACGAACCCGCCCTCATGCGCCTGCGCGCGGCCTTCACCGCCACCCGGATCGCCGAATCGTTCCGCGACCAGGGCCAGGACGTGGTCCTGATGATGGACTCCCTCACCCGCGTGGCCATGGCCCAGCGCGAGATCGGCCTCTCCGCCGGCGAACCCCCGGCAACCCGCGGCTATCCGCCGTCGACCTTCTCCGTCCTCGCCCGGCTCCTGGAACGTGCCGGCACCGCCGAAGCCGGCTCCGTCACCGGCATCTACACCGTGCTGGTGGACGGCGACGACCACAACGAACCCATTGCCGACGCCGCCCGCTCCATCCTGGACGGCCACGTGGTGCTGGACCGCAAGCTCGCCGTGACGGGGCACTTCCCGTCCGTGGACGTGCTCGGGTCCGTGTCCCGGGTGGCGGGCAAGGTCAACGCCCGGCCGCACCTGGACGCCGCAGCCACGCTCCGCCGGGTCCTCGCAGCCCGGAAGGCGGCGCAGGACCTGATCGACGTCGGCGCCTACCAGGCCGGCACCAACCCGCTCGTCGACGCCGCACTGAACCACGAGCAAGCCGTAAGCGACTTCCTCCAGCAGCCTATGGAGGAATCCACGGCTCACCCCGAGTCCTGGCAGCGGCTCGGCCACCTCACTTCGATCCTGGGAGCAGCAGCATGAACCGCGAATTCTCTCTGGCCGGCCTCCTGCGCCTCCGCCAGCTCCAGCAGGACCAGGCCGCCACCGGGCTGGCGCGCGCCCGCTCACGCTCCAACTCGGTGCGCGTGCGGGAGGCAGCCGCCCGCCGCGAGCTGGCCGCGACCGACGACCCCATCTCCAGCTCCGCGTCCCTGCGGGCGGTGGCCGCCGCCCGCTCCTCCGCGCACAGCATGCTCGCGGACCTGCAGAACCTCACGCGCCTGGCCGAGGCCGATGAGGCCGGCGCCCGCGCCGAGTTCATCGCCGCCCGCACACGGTCCGTGGGCCTGGAAAAACTCCAGGCACGCCACCACGCCGAAGTCAGCAGCGCGGACCTGCGCGCCGAACAGTCCGCGCTGGATGAGATCGCCTCGACCAGCTGGCACCGGGACGACCAGCAGGAGAAGCCATGAGCATGACCGAGGCGATCGGCCGGATGCAGGGCATCCAGTCCATGATCGCGGAACTCAGCCGCCCCGCGGCCGCGGACGTCAGTGCCGCAGGCACCAGCGCCGCCGCCAAGGCCGCGGCCGCATCCTCCCTGGCCACCGCCACGGGCACCGGCGATACCGCCTCCTTCACGCAGGCCCTCGCCGCGGCCCTCGGCAGCACCGGCACGGATGCCTCGTCGCTCACGGACAGCCTGGGGCTGGGCGGCACTGGGCTGGGCAGCACAGCGGCGGCCGGAGTATCCGCGCTCACCGGCGCAACGGCGTCGGGGACCGTCCGGACAGGCGGTGCCGCGACGGGCAACGACGTGGTGGCGGCGGCCAAGAAGTACATCGGCGTTCCCTACGTCTGGGGCGGCACCAACCCGGCCAGCGGCATGGACTGCTCGGGCTTCACCCAGCGCGTCTTCAAGGACCTTGGCATCGACATTCCCCGCGTCGTGAGCGACCAGATGCGCAAGGGCACCCCGGTAGCCTCCCTCGCCGAGGCGAAACCGGGCGATCTCCTCGTGAGCTTCGGCGGCAACCACATCTCGATCTACCTGGGCAACGGCAAGGCGATCGACGCTCCCGTCCCCGGCAAGACCATCCAGATCCGCGACGCCTGGGAACAGCAGTCCAACCTGACGTCCATCCGGCGCATCGTTCCCGCGGGGACCGCATCGTGAGGGCCGCGGTGTCTGCGGACCTCGCATCCGCCCTGTTGGCGGGGGCCTTGGGCGCGGCCGGCAGGCAGGGTCCGGGGTCGCGGTCGGACGCGGGAACGCCTGCCACTGCGTCCTTCGACGCGGTGCTCGGCGACCTCCAGGGCGGTGGCACGGCTCCTGCCGAGGCGAACAGCGCCGCCGTCACCCCCGAAACTGTCGCCCCTGGGACGGTTGCTGCCACCATCCCGGCCGCCGTCCCGGCGGCCGTCCCTGTGTCCGTTCCGGCCACCGGCGCGACGGCCGAATGGGTCCCCGGTGCTGTTCAGGACAGCAGCTTCCCTGCGGAAGCCGCTCCGGTGACGGACGACGGCGTGCCCTCCGCCGCCGCGCCCCTCACCGGGGCAGACTCCGAACCCGCCGGCGACCGTGCCGCCGTCCCGGCGCCAGTGACCGACGCCGGTGCACTGGCCTCTATCGCGTTTGCCGGCCTCCTGCAGGTCTCACCATCCGCAGCGCCGGCACCGGCCGGCATTCCGGTCCGCGTTCCGGCGGGCGAGCTCCGGGAGTCCGGACGCCCGGTTTCGGCCAGCACCCAGGCCAGCGGCCCTGCCCGGATTCCAACAGAGGCTGCCGCGCCGGAAGGGAACACGGCGCCTGTCCTGGGGACTTCGGTTCCCGTGCTGGCAGTATCTGCTCCGGCAACATCGTGGCCGGTCACGCAGGCTGTGACCACACCTGCCCTGACCGTCCCGGTCGGGACCGCCCCGGTCGGGACTGCCCCGGCTGGGACCGCACCGGGCAGGTCCACCTTTGGGCTCGCGACCACGGCGACCGGTTTTGCGGCTGACCCTAGCACCGGCCCCCGCCAACCGGGGCCTGCCGGGTCTGTGAACGCACCCGTTGCCTCACCGTTCGTCGTGCCCGCTGCCACCGGGACGCCGGGGACGGCCGTTCGGGTGGTTTCCGCCGTGACCGGCAGTGCCCCTGCGCTGGACACTGCGCGCGCTACCGCCGGAACGCCACCGGCGGGAACCGCAGCGGAGCCCGCTCCGGTACCCGGCGGACCGGGCGCCACCGCCGTCGTTCCGTCCGCACCGCAGACTGTCGCCGCTGCGCCCGCGGCGCAGACCGCCCGCCCTTTCACCGCCCGTGCGGTGACAGCCGGCATCGCCCAAGCTGGCACCGCAGTGCCGGCGGACGGGACCACGGATCCGGCACCCGCAGCCGCGTCCGCCTCCGCCCCGGCAGCGGCAGCGGCACAGCCGGCGGTACCGGGGGATGCGCTTGCCGCTGCCGCTCCGGCTGCCGCGGGGGCAGGGGCCGCTCAGCCACCTGCCGCCGGCGCAGCTATGCCGCAGCCCGCAACCCACACCGCGTCCCATGCCGCGGCACCCCTGCAGCCCCAGCTGGCCAAGCCGCTCTTCACCCTTGTCGGTGCGCCGCACGGCCAGCACGTCATGACGCTCAAGGTCAGCCCCGAGGATCTCGGCCCGCTGACCGTCCGGGCGCACATCGACGCCGGGGGAGTGCGGATCGAACTCTTCGCTCCCGGCGAGGTGGGTCGCGAAGCGGTCCGGGGGATCCTGCCCGAACTCCGGAAGGAACTCGCGGACGCCGGCTTCGGCGCAAGCCTTGACCTGTCGGACCACAGCGGCCCCGGCAACCCCGGCCAGAACAGCGCAGGCCAAAACAGCACAGGCCAGGATCGCCCGGGCAACGGCCCGACCGGTGCTGGCTCCTCTGGCGCCGGCCGCGACTCCGCCGGAAACGGCCCTGGTGGCCGGAACGGAGCCGGCGAGCCGCGGCCTGGACACCGCTGGGGCCCGGGGCCGGATGAGCAGACCGGCAACGCCGGAAGGATCCCCGCCAGCCCCCAGACCACCCTCGACATTCTCGTCTGACACGAAGGAACGCGAACTATGACGATTCAGCCGATCGCAGCCCAGCCGGCCACGGCCGCGGCCTCCCCGGCGTCCGCCGTCCGGGCGCCGGTGCAGACCATGGATGCGAACGTCTTCATGACCCTGCTCGTGGCGCAGCTCAAGAACCAGAACCCGAGCGCGCCCATGGACAGCAACCAGATGATGAGCCAGACCATCCAGCTCTCCATGATGGAGAAGACCACAGAGATGGCCACGAACAGCAAGGAGGCGTTCTCGCTCCAGATGCGTTCTTCAGCCGCTCAGCTGATTGGCCACACCGTGAACTACACCCTCGCCGACGGCACCACCGGCAGCGGCATCGCCGGCTCGGTGTCCTATGCCGGTGCCGTGCCGACCGTCACGGTCAGCGACGTCTCCGTCCCCCTCGACTCCATCACCGGGCTTACCGCGCCGGCCGCATCCTAACCAGTTCTCCACCCGCAGAAAGGCAGTTCCCATGCTCCGCTCGCTGTACTCCGGAATCTCCGGCCTCCGCGCACACCAGACCATGCTGGACGTCACCGGAAACAACATCGCCAACGTCAACACCGCCGGGTTCAAGGCCTCCTCCACCCAGTTCCAGGACACCCTGTCCCAGCTGCAGCAGGGCGCCACCGGCCCGCAGGCCCAGACCGGCGGCAGCAACCCGGCCCAGATTGGCCTGGGCGTCCGGGTCACCGGTGTCACCACCAACTTCTCCCAGGGCTCTTCCCAGAGCACCGGCCGCGCCACAGACATGATGATTTCCGGTGACGGCTTCTTCGTGACAAGCAAGGGCGGCCAGCAGCTCTTCACCCGCGCCGGCGCGTTCAGCCCGGACGCCGCCAACCAGCTGGTGAGCCCCGACGGCGGTATCCTCCAGGGCTGGACCGCCGACACGAGCGGTGTGATAAACACTGGCTCCCCAGTCGGCGACATCACGCTGAACCCCAACACCATGGTGGCCAAAGCCACGGGCA
Protein-coding sequences here:
- a CDS encoding FliH/SctL family protein → MSTDSAAAGGPARIVFPSLRANGPAAEQAGYTEGHAAGYAAGVRAAAKEQRRWRDRMAAEQAASLAAGQQDLDRAVRALAVARTDFAHRNVQALQDAEEVLARTALELAEAILGYELAEGTRTARGALARALSGNDAATVLAIRLHPADVEVLTREGQDLPAGLPLIADPSLARGDAKVEYQQGWFDAGLRSALDRARTALLGESGPASDERGPA
- a CDS encoding FliI/YscN family ATPase; amino-acid sequence: MIAEWRPKGADYAAALAAAAPQRVGVVTSVMGLGLEVSGLDCALGDLVTVGTNPGLDAEVVAALDGSVRCMPLGRLAGVAAGDPVRAKGSAVLVPTGRGLFGRVIDGLGRPIDGKGPLLSGPRVPIDNEAPNAMKRARIDSPLQTGVRVLDTMTTLGKGQRMGLFAGSGVGKSSLLSMIARGTDAEVSVIALVGERGREVREFLEDDLGPAGLARSVVVVATSDEPALMRLRAAFTATRIAESFRDQGQDVVLMMDSLTRVAMAQREIGLSAGEPPATRGYPPSTFSVLARLLERAGTAEAGSVTGIYTVLVDGDDHNEPIADAARSILDGHVVLDRKLAVTGHFPSVDVLGSVSRVAGKVNARPHLDAAATLRRVLAARKAAQDLIDVGAYQAGTNPLVDAALNHEQAVSDFLQQPMEESTAHPESWQRLGHLTSILGAAA
- a CDS encoding flagellar FliJ family protein; the encoded protein is MNREFSLAGLLRLRQLQQDQAATGLARARSRSNSVRVREAAARRELAATDDPISSSASLRAVAAARSSAHSMLADLQNLTRLAEADEAGARAEFIAARTRSVGLEKLQARHHAEVSSADLRAEQSALDEIASTSWHRDDQQEKP
- a CDS encoding C40 family peptidase, with protein sequence MSMTEAIGRMQGIQSMIAELSRPAAADVSAAGTSAAAKAAAASSLATATGTGDTASFTQALAAALGSTGTDASSLTDSLGLGGTGLGSTAAAGVSALTGATASGTVRTGGAATGNDVVAAAKKYIGVPYVWGGTNPASGMDCSGFTQRVFKDLGIDIPRVVSDQMRKGTPVASLAEAKPGDLLVSFGGNHISIYLGNGKAIDAPVPGKTIQIRDAWEQQSNLTSIRRIVPAGTAS
- a CDS encoding flagellar hook-length control protein FliK, which translates into the protein MRAAVSADLASALLAGALGAAGRQGPGSRSDAGTPATASFDAVLGDLQGGGTAPAEANSAAVTPETVAPGTVAATIPAAVPAAVPVSVPATGATAEWVPGAVQDSSFPAEAAPVTDDGVPSAAAPLTGADSEPAGDRAAVPAPVTDAGALASIAFAGLLQVSPSAAPAPAGIPVRVPAGELRESGRPVSASTQASGPARIPTEAAAPEGNTAPVLGTSVPVLAVSAPATSWPVTQAVTTPALTVPVGTAPVGTAPAGTAPGRSTFGLATTATGFAADPSTGPRQPGPAGSVNAPVASPFVVPAATGTPGTAVRVVSAVTGSAPALDTARATAGTPPAGTAAEPAPVPGGPGATAVVPSAPQTVAAAPAAQTARPFTARAVTAGIAQAGTAVPADGTTDPAPAAASASAPAAAAAQPAVPGDALAAAAPAAAGAGAAQPPAAGAAMPQPATHTASHAAAPLQPQLAKPLFTLVGAPHGQHVMTLKVSPEDLGPLTVRAHIDAGGVRIELFAPGEVGREAVRGILPELRKELADAGFGASLDLSDHSGPGNPGQNSAGQNSTGQDRPGNGPTGAGSSGAGRDSAGNGPGGRNGAGEPRPGHRWGPGPDEQTGNAGRIPASPQTTLDILV
- a CDS encoding flagellar hook assembly protein FlgD, coding for MTIQPIAAQPATAAASPASAVRAPVQTMDANVFMTLLVAQLKNQNPSAPMDSNQMMSQTIQLSMMEKTTEMATNSKEAFSLQMRSSAAQLIGHTVNYTLADGTTGSGIAGSVSYAGAVPTVTVSDVSVPLDSITGLTAPAAS